The Pocillopora verrucosa isolate sample1 chromosome 14, ASM3666991v2, whole genome shotgun sequence genome has a segment encoding these proteins:
- the LOC136278078 gene encoding uncharacterized protein, translated as MGYHFYADDTQLYLSFNSLSGDDQAYSVSQVESCVRDIDRWMSCNKLKLNRDKTELLVISSKYRPRPSLDSILVGDHRVERSDKARNIRVVFDETLSLDKHVSSVCKSALFHLRNIAKIRIYLTSESTKTLVHAYVTCRLDNCNSLLLGSPDYTIQKLQRVQNCAARLVAGQPRAAHIRPVLKELHWLPVEQRITFKVLLLTLNNLVPPYLSQLIVPKQWNDIPLDIKLSGSVDVFKSRLKTYLFRLAFI; from the coding sequence ATGGGCTATCATTTCTATGCTGATGATACTCAGTTGTATCTGTCTTTCAATTCTCTCAGTGGGGATGATCAAGCTTATTCTGTCTCTCAGGTTGAATCTTGTGTTAGAGATATCGACCGTTGGATGTCTTGTAACAAACTTAAGTTGAATAGGGACAAGACGGAACTGCTCGTTATCAGTTCAAAATATCGGCCACGCCCATCTTTAGATAGTATCCTGGTTGGTGATCATCGTGTAGAACGGTCTGACAAAGCTAGGAACATACGAGTTGTTTTTGATGAGACCTTGTCACTGGATAAGCATGTGAGTTCCGTTTGTAAATCTGCTTTATTTCATCTTCGGAATATCGCTAAGATTAGAATATATCTGACTTCTGAGAGCACAAAGACCCTTGTCCATGCTTATGTTACTTGTCGACTGGACAATTGTAACTCGTTGCTCCTCGGGTCACCTGACTATACTATTCAGAAGCTCCAGCGCGTTCAAAACTGCGCCGCGCGCCTTGTAGCTGGGCAACCTAGGGCTGCGCACATTCGCCCCGTCCTTAAGGAGCTACACTGGTTACCTGTGGAGCAGCGAATTACCTTTAAAGTATTACTGTTAACTCTCAATAATCTGGTGCCTCCGTATTTAAGTCAACTTATAGTCCCAAAGCAATGGAATGATATTCCCTTAGACATTAAATTAAGTGGATCAGttgatgtttttaaatctagattgaaaacttatcttttcagactcgctttcatttga
- the LOC131794785 gene encoding histone H2A-like, whose translation MFPLADWDIKEEIRLVDFDPLAGIRTETSILCRHSQTLFHFRWVVRHLELIIMSGRGKGKAKGTKSKSRSSRAGLQFPVGRIHRLLRKGNYAERVGAGAPVYLAAVLEYLSAEILELAGNAARDNKKSRIIPRHLQLAVRNDEELNKLLAGVTIAQGGVLPNIQAVLLPKKTDKKAGKTSSQSQEY comes from the coding sequence ATGTTTCCATTGGCCGATTGGGACATAAAAGAAGAAATTCGATTGGTGGATTTCGATCCGTTGGCTGGTATAAGAACTGAAACCTCCATTTTATGCAGACATAGTCAAACTCTATTTCACTTTCGCTGGGTTGTACGACATTTGGAACTAATTATCATGTCTGGACGCGGTAAAGGTAAAGCTAAGGGAACCAAATCAAAGAGCCGCTCATCCCGAGCTGGACTTCAATTTCCCGTCGGAAGAATTCACCGTCTTTTAAGAAAGGGCAACTACGCCGAGCGGGTTGGCGCCGGAGCACCAGTGTACCTTGCTGCCGTTCTCGAATACTTGTCCGCCGAAATCTTAGAATTGGCGGGCAACGCTGCACGAGATAACAAGAAATCGAGAATAATCCCTCGTCATCTCCAACTCGCAGTACGTAACGACGAAGAACTGAATAAACTCCTGGCCGGAGTCACCATCGCCCAAGGTGGTGTTCTGCCGAACATCCAAGCCGTGCTCCTGCCTAAGAAGACCGACAAGAAAGCTGGAAAGACCTCCTCACAGAGCCAGGAGTATTAA
- the LOC131794786 gene encoding anaphase-promoting complex subunit 15B-like, with protein MATSSATFPSLLPRVADNLWFTLEKKSDDDAVLAKEEEEYAASLKRIADKGFDIPPIGTTKTKDRQERLDEDDDEIEDDDDSAEEIEDETDEYESPDAESVEGEVEMESSVI; from the exons ATGGCGACCTCATCGGCTACATTTCCATCTCTTCTTCCCCGAGTTGCGGACAATCTTTGGTTCACgctggaaaagaaatcagaTGATGACGCTGTATTAGCTAAAGAAGAGGAAGAATACGCTGCTTCG CTAAAAAGGATTGCAGATAAGGGCTTTGATATTCCTCCAATTGGTACCACTAAAACCAAAGACAGGCAGGAG AGActtgatgaagatgatgatgagattgaggatgatgatgattcAGCAGAAGAAATTGAGGATGAGACTGATGAATATGAAAGTCCAGATGCTGAGTCTGTTGAGGGAGAG GTTGAGATGGAATCAAGTGTAATTTAA
- the LOC131794773 gene encoding ankyrin repeat domain-containing protein 50, which produces MARIGRDCRTFYCREWVFEKIQTCVERRKQQEDTKTKGAFILGGPGSGKTTILRELVSPTTKEGVQTELAKRVVASHFCQAQNAISVSVADFILNLARQLAKAEELKAYAAKFNDPQIQNHLKSEQCIRNPDRSFKEGILLPLNSLPPPQEIFLVVVDAIDESYLHSFDSGVASGSRTVAELMATHHDLLPPWLFLVVSARKQSKTVTRMFTGFRKFTLDDLRKAHVVKDIQQYILNRLDDEPSLRKHLTRETAEAFNQLHIKSNGCLLYLEKLLDGVVDEFFTLDETQDIPGTLSGLYLWLCNRLFTEEQVDKIRSVLNVILAAQRPLTDSEMFHAVWTKDTDLTVEDFLETLDLMSHHILMDDNGVKSISHLSFAEWLLDAKHCTPKFLCNPGDGHAMLALHYTQLSQKQQLAHPHQLAFHLSRASFREFFTQDHLALWLLWSGTQISDIQLNTDALNQEVARLLLNAGAKVNELEEQAALLPFAPETEDSVKALLEKGTSVDRVDSSGRTLLCNAAFNGSVDVVRLLIKHGANVNFSDTSGQSPLMLASRQGHNEIVYLLVNCGASVNHCADDGCTALRAAASGGHTDVVSVLLDHSAEVDLADDDKRTALRGASWGGHSDVVLQLLQHGANPNLTDKEGRTALIAAAYMGHKKVVEILLDHKGEINHADNDGRTALAVTVLCVSSSENHEAVVDLLLRRGAQVDHPDFDGLTPLCVAALEGYFNVAKLLVKAGADMGHWDRNGRTPLFAAAANGHCNIVDLFLATSEDRKPDPSTWMSPTFSMFRPDHSGWDPLMVAANQGHKDVVCSLLAANLDVNALDPDGRSALMLAAQEGQVDVVSALIEYGAPIEQASSDGRTALHFAAMEGHEECVQHLVNLGGDVNHQDSLGRTPLFAVSIEKNKQMVELLLDLGAFVDSKDMEGRTPLQAVAWKGAYELVELFSNRGAAINHADCEGRTALMSASWKGHVSVVQLLIQKGAKVDKTSQEGATALCIASQEGHDEVVQMLLEHNANMNHADKLGRSPMQVAHEAGHTRVTKVLEAFSVMRLNDGNFTSTLKRKLSSAQSESSSTVSNSSLAEKPQRSDSVSSSNSSESPPASRKELLAPGSTHTLGPNGEILEERRYSASFRDVHTVQSIKEPWNRACPPYTSELDVVNPPPYTEKPVRTSLVEDDVVTVATMPPPSGKQKQFNLLHKMKQKGKSAFTSSGHGKHGKVISKHKSHGERRGFFSGIKQLGGSASGAGSSKSREGKLGNSKGSNESMETKI; this is translated from the exons ATGGCGCGGATTGGCCGCGATTGTAGAACGTTCTACTGTCGAGAATGggtgtttgaaaaaattcaaacttgtgTTGAACGAAGGAAGCAACAAGAAGATACTAAAACGAAAGGGGCTTTTATTTTAGGAGGACCTGGCTCGGGAAAAACGACAATTTTACGTGAACTTGTGTCTCCGACAACTAAAGAAGGTGTTCAAACGGAGTTGGCAAAGAGAGTTGTTGCTTCTCATTTCTGCCAAGCCCAAAATGCAATTTCTGTTTCTGTAGCAGACTTCATCTTAAATCTCGCCAGGCAACTCGCTAAAGCAGAGGAGCTGAAGGCATACGCTGCCAAATTCAACGACCCCCAGATTCAAAATCACCTCAAAAGTGAACAGTGTATTCGAAATCCAGATCGTTCTTTTAAAGAAGGTATACTACTGCCTCTTAATTCGCTTCCACCGCCTCAGGAAATCTTCTTGGTCGTGGTGGACGCCATCGATGAATCTTACCTACATTCTTTCGATTCCGGTGTTGCATCTGGCAGCCGAACTGTTGCTGAGTTAATGGCCACACACCACGATCTACTCCCCCCTTGGCTCTTTCTGGTGGTCAGTGCAAGAAAGCAATCGAAAACAGTCACTAGGATGTTTACAGGATTTCGAAAGTTCACTTTAGACGATCTTCGGAAAGCACATGTGGTTAAGGACATTCAACAGTACATTTTGAATCGCTTAGACGACGAGCCCAGTTTAAGGAAACACTTAACCAGGGAAACGGCAGAAGCATTTAACCAGCTTCACATCAAAAGCAATGGTTGTCTTCTTTATTTGGAAAAATTGTTGGATGGAGTGGTCGATGAATTTTTCACCTTGGATGAGACCCAGGACATTCCAGGCACACTGTCTGGTCTGTACCTGTGGCTGTGTAATAGGTTATTCACAGAGGAACAAGTTGACAAGATCAGGTCGGTCTTGAATGTTATTTTAGCTGCTCAAAGGCCTTTAACTGACTCTGAAATGTTCCATGCAGTGTGGACAAAAGACACAGATCTAACTGTGGAAGACTTTTTGGAAACACTTGACTTGATGTCACATCACATTCTCATGGATGACAATGGTGTTAAAAGCATATCCCATCTGTCCTTTGCTGAGTGGCTCTTGGATGCAAAGCACTGCACGCCAAAGTTTCTTTGCAACCCAGGAGATGGGCATGCCATGCTAGCATTGCATTACACTCAACTCTCTCAGAAACAACAGCTGGCTCATCCACACCAACTTGCATTCCACTTGAGCCGTGCATCTTTTAGGGAGTTTTTCACACAAGACCACCTCGCTCTCTGGCTTCTGTGGAGTGGAACCCAAATCTCAGACATCCAACTCAACACAGATGCCCTGAATCAAGAGGTTGCCCGGCTGTTACTAAATGCTGGTGCCAAGGTAAATGAACTTGAAGAACAAGCTGCTTTGCTTCCCTTTGCACCAGAGACAGAAGATTCTGTTAAAGCTCTGTTGGAGAAAGGAACATCTGTTGATCGTGTTGACAGTTCTGGTAGAACATTGCTATGCAATGCTGCATTCAATGGCAGCGTTGATGTAGTACGGCTTCTTATTAAACATGGAGCAAATGTCAACTTTTCAGACACTTCAGGACAGTCTCCGCTAATGTTAGCATCAAGACAAGGGCATAATGAAATTGTGTACCTTCTTGTGAACTGTGGTGCATCAGTTAATCACTGTGCCGATGATGGATGCACTGCATTGAGGGCTGCAGCCTCGGGTGGGCACACTGATGTTGTTTCTGTTCTTTTGGATCACTCTGCAGAAGTAGACTTGGCAGACGACGATAAACGTACTGCATTACGCGGTGCATCATGGGGTGGTCACAGCGATGTTGTATTACAATTACTTCAGCATGGGGCAAACCCTAATCTTACTGACAAAGAAGGAAGGACAGCATTAATTGCTGCAGCTTACATGGGTCACAAGAAAGTTGTAGAAATACTGCTGGATCATAAAGGAGAGATAAATCATGCTGACAATGATGGAAGAACTGCTTTAGCTGTAACAGTTCTTTGTGTTTCATCTAGTGAGAATCATGAGGCTGTTGTTGACCTTCTGTTAAGGCGTGGTGCACAAGTTGATCATCCTGATTTTGATGGCTTAACGCCACTATGTGTTGCTGCTCTTGAGGGATACTTCAATGTTGCCAAGTTATTAGTCAAAGCTGGGGCAGACATGGGACACTGGGACAGAAATGGACGGACACCTCTGTTTGCAGCAGCTGCTAATGGTCACTGCAACATTGTAGATTTGTTTTTGGCAACTTCAGAAG ATAGGAAACCTGACCCTTCAACCTGGATGTCACCAACATTTTCAATGTTCCGTCCAGATCATAGTGGTTGGGATCCATTGATGGTAGCTGCCAATCAAG GACACAAAGATGTTGTTTGTTCTCTCCTTGCTGCAAACCTGGATGTCAATGCACTTGATCCTGATGGTAGGTCTGCACTGATGTTAGCTGCACAGGAAGGCCAAGTTGATGTTGTGTCAGCACTTATTGAGTATGGTGCACCCATTGAACAAGCATCTTCTGATGGTCGCACAGCATTGCATTTTGCTGCTATGGAGGGGCATGAGGAATGCGTACAGCATCTTGTTAATCTTGGTGGAGATGTCAATCATCAGGACAGTCTTGGACGCACACCTCTGTTTGCTGTTTCcattgagaaaaacaaacagatggTTGAACTATTGTTGGATCTTGGAGCTTTTGTAGACAGCAAGGACATGGAAGGAAGGACACCTCTTCAAGCAGTCGCATGGAAGGGAGCCTATGAGCTTGTGGAGCTCTTTAGTAACAGAGGTGCAGCAATTAATCATGCAGATTGTGAAGGACGCACAGCTTTGATGTCGGCATCATGGAAGGGCCATGTTTCTGTTGTGCAGTTATTAATTCAAAAGGGAGCAAAAGTTGACAAAACATCCCAGGAAGGAGCCACAGCCCTTTGTATTGCATCGCAAGAAGGTCATGATGAAGTAGTGCAAATGTTATTAGAGCATAATGCAAACATGAATCATGCCGACAAGCTGGGAAGAAGTCCAATGCAAGTTGCTCATGAAGCTG GCCATACAAGAGTTACCAAAGTTCTGGAGGCATTCAGCGTGATGAGATTGAATGATGGTAATTTTACCAGCACATTAAAGAGAAAGCTTTCGTCAGCACAATCAGAAAGTAGCAGTACAGTCTCAAACAGCAGCCTTGCAGAAAAGCCGCAAAGATCAGACAGTGTTTCATCCTCAAATAGTTCTGAATCTCCTCCTGCCTCAAGAAAGGAACTTCTGGCACCAGGTTCAACTCATACACTTGGACCAAATGGAGAAATTCTCGAAGAAAGACGTTACTCTGCTAGTTTCCGTGACGTGCACACTGTTCAGTCAATCAAGGAGCCTTGGAATAGGGCCTGCCCTCCATACACATCAGAATTGGATGTGGTAAACCCTCCCCCTTACACAGAGAAACCTGTAAGAACATCTCTGGTTGAAGATGATGTGGTTACTGTTGCAACTATGCCCCCTCCATCGGGCAAACAAAAGCAGTTTAACTTGCTTCacaaaatgaagcaaaaaggaaaaagtgcATTCACTTCCAGTGGTCATGGAAAACATGGAAAAGTGATCAGCAAGCATAAAAGTCATGGAGAAAGACGTGGATTTTTCTCTGGTATAAAACAGCTTGGTGGAAGTGCGTCTGGTGCTGGTTCATCAAAATCCAGAGAAGGAAAACTAGGAAATTCAAAAGGTTCAAATGAGTCGATGGAAACAAAAATCTAA
- the LOC131794774 gene encoding ubiquitin carboxyl-terminal hydrolase 38 has protein sequence MDQILRGIVSSDHTESVKKSLIQQLVSKLNGNVPEDQNRSIFEIGTEWMTDENSQFLKETGRLLLTTWAKRQKDVFQKFFTESFLLSFLAERENLSVSFVDYLRTSLDLVQHAPQIFSMYTVIRHRAHIWAEKNLNTDFCAAVGRLLIEYNHCWPVGENLTQFNLSLLRALSKTELPKTSKEEMTACIQNGAVIGALLNKMWTKNQALLFPVLTEIFKIISKVGDSPSVALASVVQYFSTDTIDSATNLAASNPLLSDESLAHSLTRMIKWLSWPGAKKVDQWIIGFLKALASNGKHSILISVTLKEVSQVFSRLLFPIVRGSTMVVLSHMLLSFQHSPQAFHEIVVLVPSLVQTLKKENSGSSQTNLQTLAELMHCLMYQHTGFPELYGPVVDCLQDLPKPSEVMIKKWLAQSAWSAQAVNIPLPGFAPKSETGKTGLANLGNTCYMNSVLQALYMLDEFRFMIFGHHSDHNQPVLHHLQQVFAFLSLTQRSAFAPSKFLHVARPPWFAPGTQQDCSEFLKFLLDRLSEEEKSQNNSNDEGSPRTSLVEETFTGKLTVCLCCRRCNNTSCREEVFTDLPLAFPQTGELERRMFSEQLDGLTSDDKQPIEHDEKPVNSTVSSDRSLKGGDITHNVSATGLAQKSVEDSDAVAPSSSHSSTSAESSMPFSAGSSVSSKFREPGVRADAPHISLTEMLKYFFEPEILEGSNQYHCEHCHSLQDAERTVSISKASEFLVLTLKRFAYNVKTQQRSKILQSVSYPTVLRLPRIHLKGGDDKIEREARNSVPDVNDSKNDEIVSHSCFKSKRTKQEHDNIVDSSSSDNSLSLSEETFTADIVYALCSVIVHSGTSSESGHYYCYARSSVHLIGGESDKSSSSRTDDQDTWYLFNDSRVSYSAFSSFADVSKRFPKDTPYVLIYKRVSSFRAAVIPVENSGDSVQDNLVGGEIRQELADMVNRDNLLYLQERERQAMNTAKRKAWSNFHQPPDDDDDDPSKGPPGSCGGGPGFTTPFNRFVF, from the exons ATGGACCAAATACTGAGAGGAATCGTAAGTTCAGATCACACTGAAAGCGTCAAGAAGTCTCTTATTCAACAGCTGGTCTCAAAACTCAATGGAAATGTCCCAGAGGATCAAAACAGATCTATCTTTGAAATTGGAACTGAATGGATGACAGATGAAAACTCgcaatttttgaaagaaactggTCGACTATTGCTCACCACGTGGGCTAAACGCCAAAAGGAtgtatttcaaaagtttttcacGGAAAGCTTTCTCCTATCTTTTCTTGCTGAACGCGAAAATTTATCAGTGAGTTTTGTGGATTATCTACGCACCTCCCTTGATCTCGTTCAACACGCACCACAGATATTTTCAATGTACACAGTAATTCGCCACAGGGCTCATATCTGGGCGGAAAAGAATTTAAACACGGACTTTTGTGCGGCTGTGGGACGTTTGCTCATCGAGTATAACCACTGTTGGCCGGTTGGCGAAAATCTAACCCAGTTTAACTTGTCACTGCTTAGAGCTTTAAGCAAAACTGAGCTGCCTAAAACTTCAAAAGAAGAAATGACAGCATGCATTCAAAATGGTGCAGTCATTGGGGCTCTCTTAAACAAGATGTGGACAAAGAATCAAGCCCTGCTCTTTCCAGTTTTAACGGAGATTTTTAAGATTATTTCCAAAGTAGGAGACAGTCCATCAGTAGCACTTGCTTCTGTTGTGCAGTATTTTTCCACTGATACAATAGACTCTGCAACTAACCTTGCAGCTTCAAACCCTTTACTTAGTGATGAGAGCCTAGCTCATTCTCTTACGCGAATGATCAAATGGTTGTCATGGCCTGGAGCAAAGAAGGTTGATCAATGGATTATTGGGTTTTTAAAGGCTTTGGCAAGCAATGGGAAACATTCCATTCTCATTTCTGTTACACTTAAGGAAGTGTCCCAG gtTTTCAGTCGTTTGTTGTTCCCCATTGTTCGTGGAAGTACTATGGTTGTCCTCTCTCATATGTTGCTGAGCTTTCAACACTCTCCTCAAGCATTTCATGAG attgttgTTTTAGTACCCAGCCTTGTGCAGACTCTAAAGAAGGAAAACAGTGGTTCCTCACAAACTAATTTACAAACACTTGCTGAACTTATGCACTGTCTAATGTACCAACATACAGGGTTTCCTGAACTGTATGGACCAGTTGTTGACTGTCTACAG GATTTACCTAAACCTTCAGAGGTGATGATCAAGAAGTGGCTAGCTCAAAGTGCTTGGTCTGCACAAGCTGTCAATATTCCACTTCCTGGCTTTGCACCAAAATCAGAAACGGGAAAAACTGGCTTAGCTAACCTTGGCAACACTTGTTACATGAACAGTGTGTTACAGGCACTCTACATGCTTGACGA GTTCCGTTTCATGATATTCGGCCATCACAGCGATCATAATCAACCTGTCTTGCATCACCTGCAACAAGTGTTTGCCTTCCTCTCTCTAACACAG agATCTGCCTTTGCCCCGTCGAAATTCCTTCATGTAGCGAGACCTCCGTGGTTTGCACCGGGGACCCAGCAAGACTGCTCAGAATTCCTCAAGTTTCTTCTTGACAGACTTAGCGAGGAGGAAAAATCACAAAACAACAGCAACGACGAAGGTTCGCCAAGGACCTCGCTCGTAGAAGAGACCTTTACTGGAAAGCTGACGGTGTGCCTGTGCTGTAGGAGGTGTAATAACACTTCTTGCAGAGAGGAAGTGTTCACAGACCTACCACTGGCTTTTCCACAGACTGGTGAGTTAGAGAGAAGGATGTTCTCCGAGCAGCTCGATGGACTGACGTCAGATGATAAACAACCGATTGAACATGACGAAAAACCTGTGAATTCAACTGTGAGCTCCGACAGAAGTCTGAAAGGTGGTGATATTACTCACAATGTGTCTGCCACCGGCTTAGCGCAAAAGTCAGTCGAAGATAGCGACGCTGTGGCTCCAAGTTCATCACACAGTTCGACCTCAGCAGAGAGCTCAATGCCTTTTTCAGCTGGTTCGAGTGTTTCGTCGAAATTTCGCGAGCCTGGCGTTCGAGCTGATGCTCCACACATATCACTAACAGAGATGTTGAAGTACTTTTTTGAACCTGAAATTCTTGAAGGATCTAATCAATATCATTGCGAGCATTGTCACAGTTTACAGGATGCTGAACGTACCGTTAGCATTTCCAAGGCCTCAGAATTCCTCGTGTTGACTCTGAAGAGGTTCGCTTACAATGTGAAGACCCAACAAAGGTCGAAGATACTACAAAGTGTGTCTTATCCTACAGTTTTAAGATTACCGCGAATTCACCTCAAAGGAGGTGATGATAAGATAGAAAGAGAGGCGAGAAACAGCGTCCCAGATGTTAATGACAGTAAGAACGATGAAATCGTCAGCCACTCTTGTTTCAAGTCTAAAAGGACAAAGCAAGAACATGACAATATCGTTGACAGCTCTAGCAGTGATAATTCGTTGTCTTTAAGCGAGGAAACATTCACAGCAGATATTGTTTACGCGCTGTGCTCGGTTATCGTTCACTCCGGGACGTCATCGGAGAGTGGACATTATTACTGCTATGCACGATCTAGCGTGCATTTGATCGGAGGAGAAAGCGACAAGAGTTCAAGTTCTAGAACCGATGATCAAGACACGTGGTATCTGTTTAATGACAGTCGCGTGTCTTACTCGGCGTTCAGTTCGTTTGCTGATGTATCGAAGCGTTTCCCTAAGGATACTCCGTATGTGTTGATCTATAAACGAGTCAGCTCTTTTCGTGCTGCAGTCATTCCCGTAGAAAACAGTGGTGATTCTGtgcaagataatttggttgGCGGTGAGATCAGGCAGGAGCTGGCGGACATGGTCAATCGCGATAACCTCTTATACTTGCAG gaGCGAGAGCGTCAAGCCATGAACACTGCTAAGCGAAAAGCTTGGTCAAACTTCCATCAGCCCCctgacgacgacgatgatgaccCTAGCAAGGGTCCCCCAGGGAGCTGTGGAGGCGGGCCAGGATTTACAACCCCTTTCAATCGTTTCGTCTTCTAG